A portion of the Bombus pascuorum chromosome 8, iyBomPasc1.1, whole genome shotgun sequence genome contains these proteins:
- the LOC132909594 gene encoding uncharacterized protein LOC132909594 — protein MSSNDVCYNSSSLLKREVEMESIQEEEQTEEKKKYLKSWKTLDAPLVDRDDNLYVAVRQNLHKVNQVSQNSTSPIKNAETGNRSGVSQESSMGRFSTIKAFFDMGQEEGTKYTNRTTIMGKLRRVLELRKREASSMESTMNDLRKDINGNIISD, from the exons ATGTCATCGAACGACGTTTGTTACAATTCCTCATCGTTGTTGAAGAGAGAAGTTGAAATGGAGAGTATACAAGAGGAGGAACAAAcagaggagaagaagaaatatctaaaatcGTGGAAAACTTTGGACGCTCCTTTGGTCGATCGCGACGATAACTTATACGTAGCTGTTCGTCAGAACTTGCACAAGGTTAATCAAGTTTCACAAAATTCCACGTCCCCGATAAAAAACGCTGAAACTGGGAATAGAAGTGGAGTGTCGCAGGAGTCGAGCATGGGAAGGTTTTCCACCATCAAGGCGTTCTTTGATATGGGCCAGGAGGAGGGAACAAAATACACAAATAGGACCACCATAATGGGCAAGCTGAGGAGGGTGCTGGAGTTGAGAAAACGAGAAGCGAGTTCCATGG AATCGACGATGAACGATTTGAGGAAAGACATAAACGGCAATATAATATCAGACTAG
- the LOC132909465 gene encoding uncharacterized protein LOC132909465, producing MSEENRCETYRLPVDSFDSPDLSPSDRYNTPNPTPSKFHTESSPSMSSLIEKLRQLRVKTPVAPRAPFPTPVKLSPTDSSESSTNKNTDLPICSGPDLMKMLEMHINTRLSISNERYNSVHDSHSIDDETLKTMLAKEHERRQIENWELDKEKLVEAKSETTFSPLLSRRLKKNRKFFAEIPPLQDIDSPQSSADNSLLVETGSPLSIECPVECESIRHDDKLAFLSHNLHNISGAFSRFLFNKDIVESEVGDEESSRKLETNILMEEEKFKEAIDIYLGDSLSYEQKEMVFSSYMNNINLNESEDFIKCGNNNHVVSKQNPEANREDDHVSKFSSGVSSKDLAEDQREANLEVEKKIVDENMSKEQGRIVSPTGKCKDEDIVSPTRDIFLKKSCSDSDIISSPKKNDLVISEEYIKRLDRSQSMTDELTRTGSYSELSANFDMQIEERDTDTTKLKDSFDATSDRENSDNHIDFSTVPVQKSSGSVDSLTSPKEDTNDDQRDSKSYTSDKCTENSNKSGEDNFTSVYYSVSSRGSIDLNEALSEVDNTKNSSIDSIERELSTDTNHKGCGPLPDEEDEVFENFGLVDTFKKDACFQSFLRRVMKRGWIRSIRKSRSSSEIRDAEDDKDDKKKSEKAKE from the coding sequence ATGTCTGAAGAAAACCGTTGCGAGACCTACCGTTTGCCCGTGGATTCCTTCGATTCACCGGATTTGTCTCCATCCGACAGATACAACACTCCAAACCCGACGCCTTCGAAATTTCATACAGAATCGAGTCCCAGCATGAGTAGTCTGATAGAAAAATTGAGGCAGTTGCGAGTGAAGACGCCCGTGGCACCCAGGGCACCCTTTCCTACTCCTGTTAAACTATCTCCCACTGATTCTTCCGAGTCGTCAACGAACAAAAACACCGATCTACCAATCTGTAGTGGGCCTGATCTGATGAAGATGTTAGAAATGCATATCAATACGCGTTTATCGATTTCTAATGAACGATACAATTCAGTTCACGACAGCCACAGTATCGACGACGAAACGTTGAAGACGATGCTAGCCAAAGAACACGAACGTCGCCAGATAGAAAATTGGGAATTAGACAAGGAGAAATTAGTTGAAGCGAAGAGCGAAACGACCTTCAGTCCGCTTTTAAGTCGCCGTTTGAAGAAGAACCGAAAGTTCTTCGCGGAAATCCCACCTCTGCAAGACATTGATTCACCGCAGTCAAGTGCGGACAACTCTCTCCTGGTTGAAACTGGTTCACCTCTGTCAATCGAGTGTCCCGTGGAATGTGAGTCAATTCGTCATGACGATAAACTGGCATTCTTGTCACATAACTTGCACAACATCTCTGGAGCGTTTTCTAGATTCTTGTTTAATAAAGATATTGTGGAAAGCGAAGTTGGTGACGAAGAGAGTAGTAGGAAGTTGGAAACTAACATATTGatggaagaagagaaatttaaGGAAGCTATAGACATTTACTTGGGAGATTCCCTGAGCTACGAGCAGAAAGAGATGGTGTTCAGTAGCTATATGAATAACATTAATTTGAACGAATCTGAAGATTTTATCAAATGTGGTAACAATAACCACGTGGTGTCTAAACAGAATCCTGAAGCGAACAGAGAGGACGATCATGTTAGTAAGTTCTCGTCTGGGGTTTCTTCGAAGGATTTGGCTGAGGATCAAAGGGAAGCGAATTTGGAGGTCGAAAAGAAGATCGTGGATGAGAATATGTCCAAAGAACAAGGAAGAATCGTGTCTCCAACAGGAAAGTGTAAGGACGAAGATATTGTGTCTCCTACTAGAgacatttttcttaaaaaaagttGCTCCGATTCCGATATTATTAGCAGTCCTAAAAAGAACGATCTCGTTATATCCGAAGAGTATATCAAAAGATTGGATAGATCTCAATCGATGACGGATGAATTAACACGCACTGGGTCCTACTCAGAGCTATCAGCGAATTTTGATATGCAGATCGAAGAGAGGGATACTGACACTACCAAATTGAAAGATTCTTTTGATGCAACTAGTGATCGTGAAAACTCTGATAACCACATAGATTTTTCGACAGTTCCTGTACAGAAATCGTCGGGCTCGGTTGATTCTTTGACGAGTCCAAAAGAAGATACAAATGATGATCAAAGAGATTCAAAATCATATACTAGTGACAAGTGTACcgaaaattcgaataaaagcGGTGAAGATAATTTTACGAGCGTTTATTATTCAGTCAGCTCTCGTGGGAGCATTGATTTAAACGAAGCTCTCAGTGAAGTAGACAATACAAAGAATTCTTCTATTGATTCGATCGAACGAGAGTTGTCGACAGACACGAATCATAAAGGTTGTGGTCCATTGCCTGACGAAGAAGATGaagttttcgaaaattttggtTTGGTCGATACTTTTAAAAAGGATGCCTGTTTCCAATCGTTTCTGAGAAGAGTGATGAAGAGAGGATGGATACGTTCGATCAGAAAATCGAGGAGTTCGTCAGAGATAAGGGATGCTGAAGATGATAAAGATGATAAGAAGAAATCGGAGAAAGCGAAGGAG